A DNA window from Trichosurus vulpecula isolate mTriVul1 chromosome 2, mTriVul1.pri, whole genome shotgun sequence contains the following coding sequences:
- the LOC118836990 gene encoding olfactory receptor 8D4-like — protein sequence MRRGNQSEVTLFILEGLTDEPELQMPLFFIFLGIYSVTVMGNLGMIILIRFSSQLHTPMYYLLSSLSVLDLCYSSVITPQMLMGFLFKDKTISYPRCMTQFFFFCIFAISECYMLAAMAYDRYVAICNPLLYHILMSPRVCSLLVISVFSVAFTDAVIHTGCILRLSFCGPNVISHYFCDIVALIKLSCSSTYLDECLIFVIGGFNMVATSLTIIISYAFILSSILRINSKEGRSKAFSTCSSHLMAVTVFYGSAMSMYLKPASSNNLALEKMSSLFYTTVISMLNPLIYSLRNKDVKTALNNLTERKIFY from the coding sequence ATGAGAAGGGGAAATCAGTCTGAAGTGACGCTGTTTATTCTTGAAGGACTGACAGATGAGCCAGAGCTTCAGAtgcccctcttcttcatcttcttgggCATCTATTCAGTCACTGTGATGGGGAACCTGGGCATGATCATACTGATTAGATTTAGTTCTCAACTCCATACCCCCATGTACTATTTGCTCAGCAGTTTGTCTGTTTTAGACCTCTGTTATTCCTCTGTCATTACCCCCCAAATGCTAATGGGATTTTTATTCAAAGATAAAACTATCTCCTATCCTAGGTGCATGactcaattctttttcttctgcatttttgcTATTTCTGAGTGCTACATGCTGGCAGCCATGGCTTATGATCGCTATGTTGCCATCTGTAATCCTCTACTGTACCACATCCTCATGTCCCCTCGAGTCTGCTCCTTGCTGGTGATCTCTGTGTTCTCTGTGGCCTTCACAGATGCAGTGATACACACAGGTTGTATACTGAGGTTGTCATTCTGTGGGCCAAATGTAATCAGTCATTACTTCTGTGACATTGTCGCCCTCATCAAACTCTCTTGCTCCAGCACTTACCTAGATGAGTGCTTGATTTTTGTTATTGGTGGATTCAACATGGTAGCAACCAGCTTGACGATCATAATTTCGTATGCTTTTATCCTCTCCAGTATCCTCCGCATCAACTCCAAAGAGGGCAGGTCAAAAGCCTTTAGTACCTGTAGTTCCCATCTCATGGCAGTCACTGTGTTTTATGGATCTGCCATGTCCATGTATCTCAAACCTGCTTCCAGTAACAACCTGGCCCTAGAAAAAATGTCCTCATTGTTTTATACTACAGTGATTTCCATGCTGAACCCCTTGATCTACAGTCTGAGAAATAAGGATGTGAAGACTGCATTGAATAATctcacagaaaggaaaatattctaCTAG